A region of Maridesulfovibrio sp. DNA encodes the following proteins:
- a CDS encoding efflux RND transporter permease subunit gives MAEQNKSKGPIAWMAGNPVASNLLMIILLVGGLVMGLNIKQEIFPEFTTDTVTVNVIYSGASPEEVEQGIVLAAEEAIIGLDGVKEVSSTAAEGGASIIAEAIEGYDLQKLSQDIKSEIDRITSFPEEAEDPVISVASHKRGVLSLMVYGDTDQLALRKVAEQLREELIGNPGITQVELAEASGLQITIEIPQDKLRAYGLTLSDVADTLAKTSVELPGGGIKTEGGEILVRFKERRDYAREFARVPIVTGDDGTQVLLEDIAEVKEDFQNDDIVTTFDGKPAVRIEVYRIGDQTPIDVSDAVHEELEAFNKSLPAGVHVGIRNDSSDIFRQRMDLLLRNAYMGLGLVFVFLALFLEPRLAFWVSMGIPISFLGGMLILAPAGASINMVSMFAFIISLGIVVDDAIVVGENVYTMRQQGMSWIESACEGAKRIAMPVTFSVLTNIVAFMPMFFVPGVMGKIFKVIPLVVCSVFFVSLLESLFVLPAHLGHGSERKPGKIMGAVLHYQRMVSNGLLRFVNKVYRPFLDRAVNWRYLTVALGAACLIVSFAYIKSGRLGFTMFPKIESDYAYLTVDLPYGTAKEVTQKVLDKAVAAAEKVAAENGGDKLVEGIYAKIGGSGRRSTSGSHVLKVQVFLTDGDTRPIHTDEFVSMWRRNLGPIPGAESVLFESDRGGPGSGSSLEIELSHSDIEVLKKASADLAEALSSYPKVKDIDSGYSPGKRQLDFELLPAGRSLGLTSRNVANQIRASYYGAQVLRQQRGRNEIKVMVRLPETERSSKYDFEELMIRTPDGIDVPLREVVKIKDGRAYTSIDRRNGRRVVSVEADVNPRKETAQIIADVVANVIPRLKADYPGLGYSLEGKQADMQESTESLISGLLMAMMVIYALLAIPFRSYFQPLIVMLCIPFGIVGAVIGHALLGYSLSLMSLFGIVALSGVVVNDSLVFIDYVNIQRRKGHCAYDAVLEAGTARFRPIMLTTLTTFGGLAPMILETSRQAKFLIPMAVSLGFGILFATGITLLLVPAFYMIFEDVRLMLRRFFRLSDKNMHADGVTEHFPVTECKHKPE, from the coding sequence ATGGCTGAACAAAATAAATCAAAGGGGCCTATTGCATGGATGGCCGGGAATCCGGTGGCCTCCAATCTCTTGATGATTATCCTGCTGGTCGGCGGACTGGTCATGGGGCTGAACATCAAGCAGGAGATTTTTCCTGAATTCACCACTGATACGGTTACAGTCAATGTGATCTACAGCGGAGCCAGTCCTGAAGAGGTTGAGCAGGGAATCGTGCTGGCTGCTGAAGAGGCAATCATCGGCCTCGACGGGGTAAAGGAAGTTTCCTCTACCGCAGCGGAGGGCGGTGCTTCTATTATTGCTGAGGCTATTGAAGGTTATGACCTGCAAAAGTTGAGTCAGGACATCAAGAGTGAAATTGATAGAATCACTTCTTTTCCTGAGGAAGCCGAGGACCCGGTTATCAGTGTTGCCTCGCACAAACGCGGGGTCCTTTCACTTATGGTTTACGGGGATACTGACCAGCTTGCTTTGCGTAAAGTTGCCGAGCAGTTGCGTGAGGAATTGATCGGCAATCCGGGCATAACCCAGGTGGAGCTGGCCGAGGCCAGCGGTTTGCAGATTACTATTGAGATTCCGCAGGACAAGCTGCGCGCTTACGGGCTGACGCTTTCCGATGTGGCGGATACCCTTGCCAAAACTTCCGTGGAGCTTCCCGGCGGCGGCATCAAGACCGAGGGCGGAGAAATTCTGGTCCGGTTCAAGGAACGCCGGGACTATGCCCGTGAGTTTGCGCGTGTTCCAATTGTTACCGGTGACGACGGCACTCAGGTGTTGCTGGAGGATATTGCCGAGGTTAAGGAAGATTTTCAGAATGACGACATCGTAACGACTTTTGACGGCAAGCCTGCGGTGCGTATTGAGGTATACCGTATCGGCGACCAGACTCCAATCGATGTTTCCGATGCCGTACATGAAGAGCTGGAGGCCTTTAACAAGAGCCTGCCTGCGGGAGTTCATGTCGGAATTCGTAATGACAGTTCCGATATCTTCCGCCAGCGTATGGACCTGCTGCTGCGCAACGCCTATATGGGGCTTGGCCTTGTCTTCGTTTTTCTGGCCCTGTTTCTGGAACCCCGTCTGGCTTTCTGGGTTTCCATGGGAATCCCCATCTCATTCTTGGGCGGTATGCTCATCCTTGCTCCCGCGGGTGCCAGTATAAACATGGTTTCCATGTTCGCTTTCATTATCTCGTTGGGGATCGTGGTGGATGATGCAATTGTTGTCGGTGAAAATGTCTATACCATGCGTCAGCAGGGCATGAGCTGGATAGAATCAGCCTGTGAAGGTGCCAAGCGTATCGCCATGCCGGTTACATTCAGTGTGTTGACCAACATTGTGGCTTTCATGCCCATGTTTTTTGTACCCGGTGTGATGGGGAAGATTTTCAAGGTCATTCCGCTGGTTGTATGTAGTGTTTTCTTTGTCTCATTGCTGGAATCCCTTTTTGTGCTTCCCGCCCACCTTGGGCACGGTAGTGAACGTAAGCCCGGCAAGATAATGGGGGCTGTGCTTCATTATCAGCGGATGGTTTCCAATGGGTTGCTCCGTTTTGTTAATAAAGTCTACAGGCCTTTTCTCGACCGGGCGGTGAACTGGCGTTATCTTACTGTGGCTCTCGGGGCAGCATGCCTGATTGTTTCTTTTGCTTATATCAAGAGTGGACGTCTCGGTTTTACCATGTTCCCAAAAATTGAGTCCGATTATGCCTATCTCACTGTGGACCTGCCGTACGGAACAGCCAAGGAAGTTACCCAGAAGGTTCTGGACAAGGCTGTTGCCGCAGCGGAAAAGGTTGCCGCAGAAAATGGCGGCGATAAGCTTGTTGAAGGGATTTATGCCAAGATCGGCGGTTCGGGAAGGCGCAGTACCAGCGGCAGTCATGTCCTCAAGGTGCAGGTTTTTCTAACGGATGGTGATACAAGACCGATTCATACCGATGAATTTGTAAGTATGTGGCGGCGCAACCTTGGGCCCATTCCAGGTGCAGAGTCTGTGCTCTTTGAGTCTGACCGGGGCGGTCCCGGTTCAGGAAGTTCTCTTGAAATAGAACTCAGCCACAGTGATATTGAAGTACTGAAAAAGGCTTCCGCCGATCTTGCTGAGGCTTTGAGTTCTTACCCCAAGGTCAAGGATATTGATTCCGGGTATTCGCCGGGTAAAAGGCAGTTGGATTTTGAACTTCTGCCGGCCGGGCGCAGTCTCGGGTTGACTTCGCGCAATGTTGCCAACCAGATTCGAGCTTCATATTACGGGGCGCAGGTCCTTCGTCAGCAACGCGGACGAAACGAAATTAAAGTTATGGTCCGTCTTCCGGAAACGGAGCGGTCTTCCAAGTATGATTTTGAAGAGTTGATGATCCGCACTCCGGACGGAATAGATGTTCCCCTGCGTGAGGTAGTGAAAATCAAGGATGGCCGGGCATACACATCCATTGACCGTCGTAACGGACGCCGTGTTGTCTCTGTAGAGGCGGATGTTAACCCGCGTAAGGAGACAGCACAGATTATTGCTGATGTTGTGGCTAATGTTATTCCCCGTCTTAAAGCGGACTATCCCGGCCTCGGTTACTCCCTTGAGGGCAAGCAGGCTGATATGCAGGAAAGTACCGAGAGCCTGATTTCCGGTCTGCTTATGGCTATGATGGTTATCTACGCACTGCTGGCGATTCCGTTCCGCAGTTATTTTCAGCCGCTTATCGTAATGCTTTGCATCCCTTTTGGTATTGTCGGGGCGGTCATCGGGCATGCTCTGCTGGGCTACAGCCTCAGTTTGATGAGTCTGTTCGGTATTGTTGCCCTGTCCGGGGTTGTGGTCAACGATTCGCTGGTTTTCATTGATTACGTGAATATCCAGCGGCGCAAGGGGCATTGTGCCTATGATGCTGTCCTTGAGGCTGGCACAGCCCGTTTCAGGCCGATTATGCTGACCACCCTGACCACGTTCGGTGGGTTGGCTCCTATGATTCTTGAAACTTCAAGACAGGCCAAATTCCTGATTCCCATGGCTGTTTCTCTGGGATTCGGCATCCTCTTCGCAACCGGGATTACCCTTTTACTGGTGCCGGCATTTTATATGATCTTTGAGGACGTGAGGCTGATGCTGCGCAGGTTTTTCCGTCTTTCAGACAAGAATATGCATGCTGACGGGGTCACAGAGCACTTCCCGGTTACTGAATGCAAACATAAGCCGGAATAA
- a CDS encoding HD domain-containing phosphohydrolase — MSAIDDSKLIEESFCSITEAIFKILPKSSLPFSLYRMNSSNGRFTPITIPGKTIISAEKQAIAEDCEQGLIFIKFTDITQCRPYFLPHLPVVISDISHSIPEKELAALLIEGLRENVDKIYTDSIKLHFKNFQKTLTAVGELLHENSDLLWMMIPMLDSQHSLVNKALSNGVIGAAVLLHAREIKPDVNIFVDALFALFLCDIGLSNLPEFVLGKEFCLSLDEQKRIRYHPISSVEVLSLTNSLSKNALRAILEHHERLDGSGYPRGVTNNNLSWLGKLCGAVDSYVAMTMGRPGKKSMPTVKALKILYSESTQYDPNIIYALEKVTYRE, encoded by the coding sequence ATGAGTGCTATTGATGACTCTAAATTAATTGAAGAAAGCTTCTGTTCCATTACGGAAGCCATATTCAAGATACTTCCTAAAAGCAGTCTTCCATTCAGCCTGTACAGGATGAACTCGTCCAATGGACGGTTCACCCCTATAACGATTCCGGGAAAAACCATTATTTCCGCAGAGAAACAGGCCATTGCAGAAGATTGCGAACAAGGGCTGATCTTCATCAAATTCACTGATATAACTCAATGCCGACCTTATTTCCTGCCCCATCTTCCCGTAGTCATAAGCGATATTTCGCATTCCATCCCCGAGAAGGAACTGGCAGCACTATTAATTGAAGGACTGCGGGAAAACGTCGACAAAATCTATACGGATTCCATTAAACTGCATTTTAAAAATTTCCAAAAGACCCTTACAGCCGTGGGGGAGTTGCTTCATGAGAATTCGGATCTGCTCTGGATGATGATTCCAATGCTGGATTCACAGCATTCACTGGTCAACAAAGCTCTTTCCAACGGCGTAATCGGTGCCGCTGTTCTCCTGCATGCCCGCGAAATAAAACCTGATGTCAATATTTTCGTTGATGCGCTTTTCGCCCTGTTCCTGTGTGATATTGGGTTATCCAATCTACCTGAATTTGTACTGGGCAAGGAGTTCTGCCTTTCCCTTGATGAACAGAAACGCATCCGCTACCATCCGATCAGTTCTGTAGAAGTTCTGAGCTTAACCAACAGTTTAAGCAAAAACGCCCTGCGGGCCATACTGGAACACCATGAAAGATTGGACGGTTCCGGTTACCCGCGAGGGGTCACCAATAATAATCTTTCATGGCTGGGAAAACTATGCGGAGCGGTGGATTCCTATGTCGCTATGACCATGGGACGTCCGGGTAAAAAAAGCATGCCCACAGTCAAAGCCCTGAAAATCCTGTACAGCGAATCCACACAATACGATCCGAATATAATCTACGCTCTGGAAAAAGTAACTTACCGCGAATAA
- a CDS encoding acetate--CoA ligase family protein: MDSLFSPSSIAVVGASSVSGKIGNTILSNLQSAGYAGSLYPVNPRGGNVCGLEACRKISEIGHSVDLAVIAVPRDAVLGVFRELLDLGVGSVVIVSAGFKEVDHEGWLMEAELAELAKENNVNLLGPNCLGLINSRGGVNASFATGNPHPGSMGFFSQSGALCVAVLDWALGTKIGFSKFVSLGNKAVINEASMLEYLGNDSDTRVILGYVENIEDGREFMKQAAKVSMKKPVLMMKAGTTPAGARAASSHTGAMAGSDRACDAAFRQSGVIRVDKLDELFNLAKAFSMQELPQGPNLGIVTNAGGPGILAADACGESVMRMPTFSPSTIGELQRMLPGYASLYNPVDLLGDADAESYGRAVRIVGHDPAINSLLIIIAPSVNLDLTSVAKAVTEGMSEVNKPVFCCLMGRKNSDAARDIFAEAGIPVYDFPKQAVRAMDCMYKYAVWKGRPPRTFITPEHDVEAARKVVDNVLRSGRAELVEFQARDIVTAYGLPTPEADLARSGDEAVSIAEQLGYPVVLKIASPEISHKSDVNGVRVGLSSAEEVRAAFWDITARTQRLRPDAYIAGCLVQQMASPESREVIVGFRRDKQFGPLLMFGLGGVYVEILKDISFRLAPLSVEDAGDMVREIRSYMLLKGVKGGEPVDFEAITDVLIRMSCLASDFPEIYEAEFNPVLVSSDEALVADARMTVVDISAEGSIQPDELE, translated from the coding sequence TTGGATAGTCTGTTTAGTCCGTCATCAATCGCCGTTGTAGGCGCTTCATCTGTTTCCGGGAAAATAGGAAACACCATTCTGTCCAACCTGCAGAGCGCAGGGTATGCCGGCAGCTTGTATCCGGTCAATCCCCGTGGCGGAAATGTCTGCGGTCTTGAGGCCTGCAGGAAAATTTCTGAAATAGGCCATTCAGTTGATTTGGCCGTCATAGCCGTTCCCCGTGATGCCGTCCTTGGTGTTTTCAGGGAGTTGCTGGATCTGGGGGTGGGGTCTGTTGTTATCGTCAGCGCCGGATTTAAAGAGGTTGACCATGAAGGCTGGCTGATGGAAGCGGAACTTGCGGAGCTGGCAAAGGAGAATAATGTCAATCTGCTCGGCCCAAACTGTCTTGGTCTGATCAACTCGCGGGGCGGAGTTAATGCTTCCTTTGCCACCGGAAATCCTCATCCCGGAAGTATGGGATTTTTTTCGCAGTCAGGTGCTCTTTGCGTTGCTGTTCTTGACTGGGCTTTGGGCACTAAAATCGGTTTTTCAAAATTCGTGAGTCTTGGTAACAAGGCCGTGATCAATGAAGCTTCCATGCTGGAGTATCTGGGCAATGATTCTGATACCAGAGTCATTCTCGGCTATGTGGAAAATATTGAAGACGGCCGTGAATTTATGAAGCAGGCCGCAAAGGTCTCCATGAAGAAGCCCGTGCTGATGATGAAGGCCGGTACCACTCCAGCCGGGGCAAGGGCTGCCTCTTCGCACACCGGAGCCATGGCGGGTTCCGACCGGGCCTGTGATGCTGCTTTCCGCCAGTCCGGTGTAATCCGTGTGGATAAGCTGGATGAACTTTTCAACCTTGCCAAGGCTTTTTCCATGCAGGAATTGCCGCAGGGACCCAACCTCGGCATTGTGACCAATGCGGGAGGACCCGGTATCCTCGCCGCTGATGCCTGCGGGGAGTCTGTCATGCGTATGCCTACATTCTCCCCCTCCACCATTGGTGAGCTTCAGCGTATGCTGCCCGGTTATGCTTCCCTTTATAACCCGGTGGATCTGCTCGGTGATGCCGATGCTGAAAGTTATGGGCGGGCTGTACGTATTGTGGGGCATGATCCCGCGATTAACAGCCTGCTGATAATTATTGCGCCAAGTGTCAATCTTGATCTTACCTCGGTTGCAAAGGCCGTGACTGAAGGGATGTCCGAGGTCAATAAGCCGGTTTTCTGCTGCCTGATGGGGCGCAAGAACAGCGACGCCGCGCGGGATATCTTTGCAGAAGCCGGGATTCCGGTATATGACTTTCCCAAGCAGGCGGTCAGGGCAATGGACTGCATGTACAAATACGCAGTCTGGAAAGGGCGCCCTCCGCGTACCTTCATCACCCCTGAACACGATGTTGAAGCCGCACGTAAGGTAGTGGATAATGTCCTGCGTTCAGGACGTGCCGAGCTCGTTGAGTTTCAGGCCCGGGACATTGTTACTGCTTACGGCCTGCCCACTCCTGAAGCTGATCTTGCCCGTTCCGGTGATGAAGCGGTAAGCATAGCCGAACAACTTGGTTATCCGGTGGTGCTCAAGATTGCTTCTCCCGAAATTTCGCATAAATCCGATGTAAACGGAGTTCGTGTGGGATTAAGTTCCGCTGAAGAAGTGCGGGCTGCTTTCTGGGACATTACTGCCCGTACCCAGCGCTTACGTCCCGATGCTTATATTGCGGGTTGCCTGGTGCAGCAGATGGCATCCCCTGAATCGCGTGAAGTCATAGTCGGATTTCGCAGGGACAAACAGTTCGGTCCGCTGCTGATGTTCGGTCTTGGCGGGGTTTACGTAGAGATCTTAAAGGATATTTCATTCCGTTTGGCTCCTCTTTCGGTGGAGGATGCCGGAGATATGGTCCGGGAAATCCGGTCCTACATGCTTTTGAAGGGAGTCAAGGGGGGCGAGCCCGTTGACTTTGAGGCTATTACCGATGTTTTGATCAGGATGTCTTGTCTTGCAAGTGATTTCCCTGAGATTTATGAAGCAGAATTCAATCCTGTGCTTGTCAGCTCGGACGAGGCTCTGGTTGCCGATGCCCGGATGACTGTTGTCGACATTTCCGCAGAGGGGTCCATCCAGCCGGATGAGCTTGAATAA
- a CDS encoding DRTGG domain-containing protein — MVGIYIGSTTGYSGKNLLAMSLGLKFRNSGFNVGYMKPVGAVPHMDSGKPGDADAAFIQQVLGLEQDPVKVTPVLVTRDFTIKAFSEDMGDLMPSVVESYEELSADKDVMIIGGSGSYLSSGTYCGVSGPDVARALGAKTVLVDRYSSELHYDYVLRVHKELGDDFLGVVFNDVPEHYMDELTSLIIPFLEKRGVKVLGIIPRDPLMGAIKVSDLAERLFGKIISAHAKADRVVENFLIGTMQVENFITHFRRHKNSAVIVGGDRADVQLVALEGNCPCLILTGNLYPNDIILTRSEVLEIPVIVVRDDTYAVAKKMEAIQESYKLRDMIKINHGAGLVNSELDYDYLYDELDL; from the coding sequence ATGGTAGGTATATATATAGGTTCCACAACCGGGTATTCCGGCAAGAACCTTCTGGCCATGTCCTTGGGCCTTAAATTCCGCAACAGCGGATTTAATGTAGGCTATATGAAGCCTGTAGGGGCTGTTCCGCATATGGACAGCGGAAAACCCGGTGACGCAGACGCGGCTTTTATCCAGCAGGTGCTGGGTCTTGAGCAGGATCCGGTCAAGGTTACCCCGGTGCTGGTCACCCGCGATTTCACCATTAAGGCTTTTTCCGAAGATATGGGCGACCTCATGCCTTCTGTTGTTGAGTCCTATGAGGAGCTGAGTGCTGATAAGGATGTTATGATTATCGGCGGTTCCGGCAGCTACCTGAGTTCCGGCACTTACTGCGGGGTCAGCGGGCCTGACGTGGCCCGTGCGCTCGGAGCCAAGACTGTTCTCGTGGACCGCTACAGCAGCGAACTTCATTACGATTACGTGCTGCGGGTCCATAAAGAGCTTGGCGATGATTTTTTAGGTGTCGTTTTCAATGATGTTCCGGAACACTACATGGATGAGTTGACTTCTCTGATTATTCCCTTCCTTGAAAAGAGGGGAGTCAAAGTTCTTGGAATCATTCCCCGTGACCCGCTTATGGGAGCTATCAAGGTCAGCGATCTTGCAGAACGGCTTTTCGGAAAAATTATTTCCGCCCATGCCAAGGCAGACCGGGTGGTGGAAAATTTTCTCATCGGGACCATGCAGGTGGAAAACTTCATCACCCATTTTCGGCGGCATAAGAATTCTGCGGTTATTGTCGGGGGGGACCGGGCGGATGTTCAATTGGTGGCTCTTGAAGGGAATTGTCCCTGCCTAATTCTGACCGGAAATCTTTATCCGAACGACATTATTCTGACCCGCTCTGAAGTATTGGAAATTCCTGTTATTGTCGTGCGTGATGATACATATGCAGTGGCCAAGAAGATGGAAGCGATTCAGGAAAGCTATAAGCTCAGGGATATGATCAAGATTAATCACGGAGCCGGGCTGGTCAATTCCGAATTGGATTATGACTATCTTTATGATGAACTGGATCTATGA
- the tmcD gene encoding electron transfer complex subunit TmcD — translation MPDASTWDWNPGRREVQDTGSWSDKFEWVEEFHASPDGEKVGAVVNKGELEFTACVNGEIWEEAYDRIFYPKFAPDGRFTGIAQQMGEWTLSVDGEHWPENYGYIWKTTFGPEGSIICAVQQDMEYGMGVDGVLWENFFESANNFTAGGDGKSTAAVVQVTSMPQADIETFQKGIFTVAVNGTAWDSVFMNCYTPVFDAKCEKVACQVRKTLYDYTIAVDGKIWQREYQCVWAPCFNPATGALVAPVRLGGKWGMAQDGELIWKNNMANCWHQQFSADGSKLWAIVAPSFGNFTVAVDGKPWSITAPVVIDLAVSPDGNRAAALAKDGYDYTVLCDGKVWPGVFQMAWKPVFSPDSTKVASKVEKNGRFTVVLDGKPYGQDFDQCWEPAFSPDSSKVLIRAIDGGKYVRIVADVSEF, via the coding sequence ATGCCTGATGCGTCCACGTGGGATTGGAATCCCGGTAGGCGAGAGGTCCAGGACACTGGATCCTGGTCTGATAAATTTGAGTGGGTGGAAGAATTCCATGCCAGCCCCGACGGTGAAAAGGTCGGTGCTGTTGTTAATAAAGGCGAATTGGAATTCACTGCTTGCGTCAACGGTGAGATTTGGGAAGAAGCATACGACAGGATTTTCTATCCCAAATTCGCACCTGACGGCAGGTTCACAGGTATTGCCCAGCAGATGGGTGAATGGACTCTGTCTGTTGACGGCGAGCACTGGCCGGAAAATTACGGCTATATCTGGAAGACTACCTTCGGCCCTGAAGGCTCCATTATCTGTGCTGTGCAGCAGGATATGGAATACGGCATGGGCGTGGACGGTGTCCTCTGGGAAAACTTCTTTGAGAGCGCAAACAACTTTACTGCTGGTGGAGACGGTAAGTCCACCGCTGCTGTAGTTCAAGTTACCTCAATGCCGCAGGCTGATATTGAAACTTTCCAGAAAGGTATTTTTACCGTTGCGGTAAACGGCACCGCTTGGGATAGTGTTTTCATGAACTGCTACACTCCGGTATTTGATGCCAAGTGTGAAAAGGTTGCCTGTCAGGTAAGAAAGACTCTTTATGATTATACCATCGCAGTTGATGGAAAAATCTGGCAGCGCGAATACCAGTGCGTCTGGGCTCCCTGCTTTAACCCTGCAACCGGTGCTCTCGTAGCTCCTGTTCGTCTGGGCGGAAAGTGGGGTATGGCTCAGGATGGCGAGCTGATCTGGAAGAACAACATGGCCAACTGCTGGCATCAGCAGTTCAGTGCTGACGGTTCCAAGCTTTGGGCTATTGTGGCTCCTTCCTTCGGTAACTTCACTGTAGCTGTTGACGGTAAGCCTTGGTCCATTACTGCACCCGTTGTTATCGATCTGGCTGTGAGCCCCGATGGCAACCGTGCTGCAGCACTGGCCAAAGACGGTTACGACTATACCGTTCTCTGTGACGGTAAGGTGTGGCCCGGCGTGTTCCAGATGGCCTGGAAGCCTGTATTCAGTCCTGATAGCACCAAGGTAGCATCCAAGGTTGAAAAGAATGGCCGTTTTACCGTTGTCCTCGATGGCAAGCCTTACGGTCAGGATTTTGATCAATGCTGGGAACCTGCTTTCAGTCCGGACAGTTCCAAAGTCCTCATTCGTGCAATTGACGGCGGCAAATATGTACGCATCGTTGCCGATGTAAGCGAATTCTAA
- the tmcC gene encoding TmcC family electron transfer complex membrane anchor subunit has translation MNSVYAFVVGPLAWFAWGVFVLGSLYRLFSMYQLAKAKDGSSLYFMSFKWSFRSIMAWMNPTGTLGWQRNPWTAMVTFVFHICLVIVPLFLLGHVVLWDQFFGISWPTLPDNIADIMSILVVVCCIYFGARRFLQRDVAYLTTAKDWIALAVPSLVFLTGVLAYHEIGDAKVMLILHIICGELMLVSIPFTRLSHMLFGLFTRAYMGSEFGGVRNCKDW, from the coding sequence ATGAATAGTGTTTATGCATTCGTTGTTGGTCCTCTGGCATGGTTCGCCTGGGGCGTGTTTGTTCTCGGTTCCCTGTACAGGCTGTTCTCCATGTATCAGCTTGCCAAAGCCAAAGACGGTTCTTCCCTGTATTTCATGAGTTTTAAATGGAGCTTCCGCTCCATCATGGCATGGATGAATCCTACCGGAACTCTCGGTTGGCAGCGCAATCCCTGGACTGCGATGGTAACCTTTGTTTTTCATATCTGCCTTGTCATTGTCCCCCTCTTCCTGCTGGGACACGTAGTTCTCTGGGATCAGTTTTTCGGCATCAGCTGGCCGACCCTCCCGGATAACATCGCTGACATCATGTCTATTCTGGTAGTTGTCTGCTGTATTTACTTCGGTGCACGTCGGTTTCTGCAGAGAGACGTTGCCTACCTGACCACCGCCAAGGACTGGATTGCACTTGCCGTGCCTTCCCTCGTGTTCCTGACCGGCGTTCTGGCTTACCATGAAATCGGTGATGCCAAGGTTATGCTCATTCTGCATATCATCTGCGGTGAACTCATGCTCGTCAGCATTCCTTTCACCCGTTTGAGCCACATGCTGTTCGGCCTGTTCACCAGAGCCTATATGGGTTCCGAGTTCGGCGGTGTCCGTAACTGCAAAGACTGGTAA
- the tmcB gene encoding electron transfer complex ferredoxin TmcB, which produces MTFDRKIEDAGLERGVSRLTPERIENTLKQVIEGEAGAKLKVYAETCMRCGMCSEACHYYMSHEGDPSYSPAGKVHQTLGKILRKNYKITADEIYEMAQIAYTECNLCRRCVHFCPLGIDTGYIMSMVRRMCHKLGVTPQYIQDTAHSHSATMNQMWLKDDEWPDTLQWQEDEARDEMPNLRIPLDKEGAEIYYSVIAPEPKFRTQLIYQAAYIFNEAGVDFTMPIEPGWDNSDMCMFTGDFEMMGRLKKRHFESALDLKCKRIVMGECGHAFRSIYDQGNRWDAWDMYPIEVVHSIEFFWELFEAGKIKLREKFKEPITIHDPCNVIRGRGLMEQSRKLAHAICENVVEMTPNLEHNYCCAAGGGVINCGPPFKNVRMKGNKIKAEQLKATGVNTILAPCHNCHGGLEDLVHYYELGMDIKFFGDLIYDLMEKPEE; this is translated from the coding sequence ATGACATTCGACAGGAAAATCGAAGACGCAGGACTCGAGCGGGGTGTTTCCCGCCTGACTCCAGAACGTATCGAAAATACTCTTAAGCAGGTTATTGAAGGAGAAGCCGGCGCAAAGCTCAAGGTCTATGCTGAGACCTGTATGCGTTGCGGCATGTGCTCCGAAGCCTGCCATTACTATATGTCCCATGAAGGTGATCCCAGCTATTCCCCAGCCGGTAAAGTTCACCAGACTCTGGGCAAGATTTTGCGTAAGAACTACAAAATCACTGCAGATGAAATCTATGAGATGGCTCAGATAGCTTACACCGAGTGTAACCTCTGCCGCCGTTGCGTACATTTTTGCCCCCTTGGTATTGATACCGGTTACATCATGAGCATGGTGCGCCGCATGTGCCACAAGCTCGGTGTCACTCCGCAGTACATTCAGGATACAGCACATTCCCATTCCGCAACCATGAACCAGATGTGGCTCAAGGATGATGAATGGCCGGATACCCTGCAGTGGCAGGAAGATGAAGCCCGTGATGAAATGCCCAACCTGCGCATTCCGCTGGATAAAGAGGGTGCGGAAATCTACTATTCCGTTATCGCGCCGGAACCCAAGTTCCGTACCCAGCTGATTTATCAGGCAGCATACATCTTCAACGAAGCCGGAGTTGACTTCACCATGCCCATCGAGCCGGGCTGGGATAACTCCGATATGTGTATGTTCACAGGTGATTTCGAAATGATGGGTCGTCTCAAGAAACGTCATTTTGAATCTGCTCTTGATCTTAAATGTAAGCGTATTGTCATGGGTGAGTGCGGTCACGCATTCCGTTCTATTTACGATCAGGGTAACCGCTGGGATGCATGGGATATGTATCCAATTGAAGTCGTTCACTCTATTGAGTTTTTCTGGGAGCTTTTTGAAGCCGGAAAAATCAAGCTGCGTGAAAAATTCAAAGAGCCCATCACCATTCATGACCCATGTAACGTCATCCGTGGCCGTGGTCTGATGGAACAGTCCCGTAAACTGGCTCACGCAATCTGCGAAAACGTTGTTGAAATGACCCCCAACCTTGAGCACAACTACTGCTGTGCTGCAGGCGGAGGTGTCATCAACTGCGGTCCTCCGTTCAAGAATGTCCGTATGAAAGGGAATAAGATCAAGGCTGAGCAGTTGAAAGCAACAGGCGTGAATACCATTCTCGCTCCTTGTCATAACTGCCATGGCGGACTTGAAGACCTCGTTCATTACTATGAACTTGGTATGGACATTAAGTTCTTCGGTGACCTTATCTATGATCTTATGGAAAAGCCTGAGGAATAG